A region of Selenomonadales bacterium 4137-cl DNA encodes the following proteins:
- the folD gene encoding bifunctional methylenetetrahydrofolate dehydrogenase/methenyltetrahydrofolate cyclohydrolase FolD, whose amino-acid sequence MARIIDGNAVAARIREEVKAGLAGLKADFGVTPGLTVVIVGEDPASKVYVSRKHKACEELGIKSAVIRLPADIDEEALGAAVDSLNDDPAVHGILVQLPLPKHIDAEKVLDRIRPDKDVDGFHPLNVGRLAIGREALVPCTPHGVIRMLELEGIQIAGKRAVVIGRSNIVGKPMANLLLARNATVTVCHSRTPDLPAVTRQAEILVAAIGKPGFVTADMVAPGAVVIDVGINRVGDKLVGDVDFERVKEVAAAITPVPGGVGPLTIAMLLHNTVKAARLQLTK is encoded by the coding sequence ATGGCCAGGATTATCGACGGCAATGCCGTCGCCGCGCGCATCAGGGAAGAAGTTAAGGCCGGGCTAGCCGGGCTGAAGGCCGATTTCGGCGTGACGCCCGGGCTGACGGTGGTTATCGTCGGCGAGGACCCGGCCTCGAAGGTATATGTGAGCCGCAAGCACAAGGCGTGCGAGGAGCTGGGCATAAAATCGGCGGTAATCAGGCTGCCGGCCGATATCGACGAGGAGGCTCTCGGCGCCGCGGTCGACAGCCTGAACGACGACCCGGCCGTGCACGGCATTCTTGTGCAGCTGCCCCTGCCGAAGCACATCGACGCCGAGAAGGTGCTCGACCGCATCAGGCCGGATAAGGACGTGGATGGCTTCCACCCTCTTAATGTCGGCAGACTTGCCATCGGCCGCGAGGCGCTCGTGCCCTGCACGCCCCACGGCGTTATCAGGATGCTGGAGCTGGAGGGCATTCAGATCGCCGGCAAGCGGGCCGTTGTGATCGGCCGCAGCAACATCGTCGGCAAGCCGATGGCCAACCTGCTGCTGGCCAGGAACGCCACTGTGACTGTCTGCCATTCCCGTACCCCCGACCTGCCGGCGGTTACCCGCCAGGCTGAGATCCTTGTGGCCGCCATCGGCAAGCCGGGGTTCGTGACCGCGGACATGGTGGCCCCCGGCGCGGTCGTGATCGATGTCGGCATCAACAGGGTGGGCGACAAGCTGGTAGGCGATGTTGATTTCGAGCGGGTGAAGGAGGTCGCGGCGGCGATAACCCCGGTGCCGGGCGGCGTCGGTCCGCTGACGATCGCGATGCTGCTCCACAATACGGTAAAAGCGGCGCGCCTGCAGCTTACGAAGTAG
- a CDS encoding thiamine pyrophosphate-dependent enzyme: MKVKDLSDSELLYGHKACPGCAAGTVARLILKVTGERTFLAYPASCLSTVTSIYPQMAFSVPSFTAPFPATGAVLSGMAAAVKAKKLQDVTVLGIAGDGGTADIGLQALSGVVERGDRIFYVCYDNEAYMNTGVQRSSLTPFGAATTTSPVAGSSAGKRGVKKNLFEILVAHRIPYCATASIAHTADFLNKVEKAKNTDGPSFIHVLAPCPTGWGFPSDQTMAVGRLAVETGLWFLAEYEQGRVKMNSVPRNFRPVEEYLGLQKRFRHLGPAERKLIEGQRDREWADMREKWGF; this comes from the coding sequence GTGAAGGTGAAGGATTTATCCGACAGCGAGCTGCTGTATGGTCACAAGGCCTGCCCGGGCTGCGCCGCCGGCACGGTCGCCCGCCTGATCCTCAAGGTGACGGGGGAGCGGACCTTCCTCGCCTACCCGGCGAGTTGCCTGTCGACGGTGACGAGCATTTACCCGCAGATGGCCTTTAGCGTGCCGTCGTTCACGGCGCCGTTCCCGGCGACGGGGGCGGTGCTGTCGGGGATGGCGGCGGCGGTCAAGGCGAAGAAGCTGCAGGATGTGACGGTGCTGGGCATCGCCGGCGACGGCGGCACGGCCGATATCGGCCTGCAGGCGCTGTCGGGGGTGGTCGAGCGCGGCGACAGGATTTTTTACGTGTGCTATGACAACGAGGCGTATATGAACACCGGCGTGCAGCGCAGCAGCCTGACGCCTTTCGGGGCGGCGACGACCACTTCGCCGGTGGCGGGGTCCTCGGCGGGCAAGCGGGGCGTAAAGAAGAACCTGTTCGAGATCCTTGTCGCCCACCGCATCCCGTACTGCGCGACCGCCAGCATCGCCCACACCGCCGATTTTCTGAACAAGGTGGAAAAGGCCAAGAATACCGACGGGCCGTCGTTCATCCACGTGCTGGCCCCCTGCCCGACAGGCTGGGGCTTCCCGTCCGACCAGACGATGGCGGTCGGGCGCCTGGCGGTGGAGACGGGGCTGTGGTTCCTGGCCGAGTACGAGCAGGGCCGGGTGAAGATGAACAGCGTCCCGAGGAACTTCAGGCCGGTGGAGGAGTACCTGGGGCTGCAGAAACGGTTCAGGCACCTCGGGCCGGCGGAGCGGAAGCTGATCGAAGGCCAGCGCGACCGCGAGTGGGCCGATATGCGTGAGAAGTGGGGCTTTTGA
- a CDS encoding 4-hydroxyphenylacetate 3-hydroxylase family protein, producing the protein MMTKEQYFDSLRRLKPVIYCNGRRIESVVDDPMTRPHVNSAGKTYELAFDPQYEDLMTATSSLTGRKINRFTHLHQSTDDLVKKVKMLRMIGQQTGTCFQRCVGFDALNATFIVTHKVDKECGTEYHKRFIEYMKYVQDNDLMVAGSMTDVKGDRSKKPGQQADPDLYVHIVEKRQDGIVIRGAKAHQTGMVNSHELLVLPTTNLGAGDKDYAVACALPVDAPGVVHIFGRQTNGERRLEGDIDTGNAEFAIVGGETLTVLNDVFVPWERVFMCGEHQFAQEYVETFASYHRQNYGGCKVGVADVIIGATAAMADYNGTPNASHIKDKLIEMIHQAETMYNCSIACSAEGHRTEAGNYYVNTLLANTVKLNCTRTMYEISRLAHDIAGGFIATLPYEADYRAEETGPLIEKYFAANPAVPTEHRIRMARLLENMTGGTALAEAMHGAGSPQAMRVMLYREANLEHKKGLARKLAKIQA; encoded by the coding sequence ATGATGACCAAGGAGCAGTATTTCGACAGCCTGCGGCGGCTGAAGCCGGTGATATACTGCAACGGACGCAGGATCGAAAGCGTGGTCGACGACCCGATGACGCGGCCGCATGTCAACTCGGCGGGCAAGACGTACGAGCTGGCGTTCGATCCGCAGTACGAGGACCTGATGACAGCCACTTCCAGTCTGACCGGCAGGAAGATCAACCGCTTCACCCACCTCCACCAGAGTACCGACGATCTGGTGAAGAAGGTGAAGATGCTGCGGATGATCGGCCAGCAGACGGGGACGTGTTTTCAGCGGTGCGTGGGCTTCGACGCCCTCAACGCCACCTTTATCGTCACCCACAAGGTCGACAAGGAGTGCGGCACCGAGTACCACAAGCGGTTTATAGAGTACATGAAGTATGTCCAGGATAACGACCTGATGGTCGCCGGCTCGATGACCGACGTGAAGGGCGACCGCAGCAAGAAGCCCGGCCAGCAGGCCGACCCCGACCTGTACGTGCATATCGTCGAGAAGCGCCAGGACGGTATCGTCATCCGCGGCGCCAAGGCCCACCAGACGGGGATGGTGAACTCGCACGAGCTGCTGGTGCTGCCGACGACCAACCTGGGGGCGGGTGACAAGGATTACGCGGTGGCCTGCGCCCTGCCGGTGGACGCGCCGGGGGTGGTGCATATCTTCGGCCGCCAGACGAATGGCGAGCGTCGCCTGGAGGGCGACATCGACACCGGCAACGCGGAGTTCGCCATCGTCGGCGGCGAGACGCTGACAGTGCTGAACGACGTGTTCGTGCCGTGGGAGCGGGTGTTCATGTGCGGCGAGCACCAGTTCGCGCAGGAGTACGTGGAGACGTTCGCGTCGTATCACCGCCAGAACTACGGCGGCTGCAAGGTGGGGGTGGCGGACGTCATCATCGGCGCGACGGCGGCGATGGCCGATTACAACGGCACGCCGAACGCCTCCCATATCAAGGATAAGCTGATCGAGATGATCCACCAGGCGGAGACGATGTACAACTGCTCGATCGCCTGCTCGGCCGAGGGCCACAGGACGGAGGCAGGCAACTACTATGTCAACACGCTGCTGGCCAATACCGTCAAGCTGAACTGCACGCGGACGATGTACGAGATCTCGCGCCTGGCCCACGATATCGCCGGCGGCTTCATCGCCACGCTGCCGTACGAGGCCGATTACCGGGCGGAGGAGACGGGTCCGCTGATCGAGAAGTATTTCGCCGCCAACCCGGCGGTGCCGACCGAGCACCGGATACGGATGGCGCGGCTGCTGGAGAACATGACCGGCGGCACGGCGTTGGCCGAGGCTATGCACGGTGCCGGTTCGCCCCAGGCGATGCGGGTGATGCTGTACCGCGAGGCTAATCTGGAGCATAAGAAGGGCCTGGCCCGGAAGCTGGCGAAAATCCAGGCGTGA
- a CDS encoding 4Fe-4S binding protein: MPKPTVSVFQYPRTREEMPRGPYAKAGVLVEANAGWRVFRPVIQTARCRKCQQCWLLCPDGAIDRTGECYTVDYNFCKGCGLCATECPAKAIAMVKEGAKGE; encoded by the coding sequence ATGCCTAAACCGACAGTGAGCGTTTTTCAGTATCCGCGGACGAGGGAGGAGATGCCCCGCGGCCCGTACGCCAAGGCGGGGGTGCTGGTGGAGGCCAACGCGGGCTGGCGGGTTTTCCGCCCGGTCATCCAGACGGCCAGGTGCCGGAAGTGCCAGCAGTGCTGGCTGCTCTGCCCCGACGGGGCGATCGACCGCACGGGCGAGTGTTATACCGTCGACTATAATTTCTGCAAGGGCTGCGGGCTGTGCGCGACCGAGTGCCCGGCGAAGGCGATCGCGATGGTGAAGGAGGGCGCAAAGGGTGAGTAA
- a CDS encoding formate--tetrahydrofolate ligase produces MKSDVEIAQEANMKPIAQVAAELGLTDDDLELYGKYKAKVSLAAWEKLKDRPDGKLILVSAINPTPAGEGKTTNTVGIGDALRRLGKKVVIALREPSLGPCFGVKGGAAGGGYAQVVPMEDINLHFTGDIHAVTTAHNLLAAVLDNHLHHGNELNIDPRRITWRRVMDLNERALRNIVLGLGGKANGVPREGGFDISVASEMMAILCLASDLEDMKRRISRIIVAYTYDGKPVTVADLKVAGALTLLFKDAIKPNLVQTLENTPAFIHGGPFANIAHGCNSVMASKFALKLADILVTEAGFGADLGAEKFIDIKCRFAGLKPDAVVLVTTVRALKSHGGVAKADLGRENMAALEKGLANLTKHIENVGKFGLPAVVAINAFPTDTPAELAFVEEKCAALGAEVALSEVWAKGGAGGEALAQKLLAAIEKPNKFRFLYDEKLPIKNKIDIIAREVYGADGVNYTPAADKTIQELTAMGFDKTPVCMAKTQYSLSDDAAKLGRPAGFTVTVREVRVAAGSGFLVAITGEIMTMPGLPKKPAAEAMDIDNSGKIVGLF; encoded by the coding sequence ATGAAAAGCGACGTGGAAATAGCCCAGGAAGCGAACATGAAACCAATCGCCCAGGTGGCGGCCGAACTCGGCCTGACCGACGACGACCTCGAACTTTACGGCAAATACAAGGCGAAAGTCTCGCTCGCGGCGTGGGAAAAGCTCAAAGACCGCCCCGATGGCAAACTGATCCTTGTCAGCGCCATAAACCCCACACCCGCCGGCGAAGGCAAGACGACCAACACCGTCGGCATCGGCGACGCATTAAGGCGCCTGGGCAAGAAAGTCGTCATCGCCCTGCGCGAACCGTCGCTCGGCCCGTGCTTCGGCGTCAAAGGCGGCGCGGCCGGCGGCGGCTACGCCCAGGTGGTGCCGATGGAGGACATCAACCTCCACTTCACCGGCGACATCCACGCCGTCACCACCGCCCACAACCTGCTGGCGGCGGTGCTCGACAACCACCTTCACCACGGCAACGAGCTTAATATCGACCCCCGGCGCATCACCTGGCGGCGGGTCATGGACCTCAACGAACGGGCCCTTAGGAACATCGTCCTCGGCCTGGGCGGCAAAGCCAACGGCGTGCCGCGCGAAGGCGGCTTCGACATCTCGGTGGCCTCGGAAATGATGGCCATCCTCTGCCTGGCGTCCGACCTCGAAGACATGAAACGGCGCATCAGCCGCATCATCGTCGCCTACACCTATGACGGCAAACCGGTCACCGTCGCCGACCTCAAGGTGGCGGGGGCGCTGACCCTGCTTTTCAAGGACGCCATCAAACCCAACCTCGTACAGACGCTGGAAAACACCCCCGCCTTCATCCACGGCGGCCCGTTCGCCAACATCGCCCATGGCTGCAACAGCGTCATGGCGTCGAAATTCGCCCTCAAGCTGGCCGACATCCTCGTGACTGAGGCCGGCTTCGGCGCCGATCTGGGAGCCGAGAAATTCATCGACATCAAGTGCCGGTTCGCCGGCCTCAAGCCTGACGCCGTCGTGCTCGTAACCACGGTGCGGGCGCTCAAGTCGCACGGCGGGGTGGCCAAAGCCGACCTTGGGCGGGAGAACATGGCCGCCCTGGAAAAAGGGCTGGCCAACCTGACCAAGCATATCGAAAACGTCGGCAAATTCGGCCTGCCGGCGGTGGTGGCGATCAACGCCTTCCCGACCGACACGCCGGCCGAACTGGCCTTCGTGGAGGAAAAGTGCGCCGCCCTGGGGGCCGAAGTGGCCCTGTCGGAGGTGTGGGCCAAGGGAGGCGCCGGCGGCGAGGCTCTGGCGCAGAAGCTGCTGGCGGCGATCGAGAAGCCGAACAAGTTCCGCTTCCTCTACGACGAGAAGCTGCCGATCAAGAACAAGATCGATATAATCGCCCGCGAGGTTTACGGGGCCGACGGCGTGAACTACACGCCGGCCGCCGACAAGACCATCCAGGAGCTGACCGCGATGGGGTTCGACAAGACGCCGGTCTGCATGGCGAAGACGCAGTATTCTTTAAGCGACGACGCCGCCAAGCTCGGCCGGCCGGCCGGGTTTACGGTGACTGTCCGCGAGGTGCGGGTGGCGGCAGGGTCAGGTTTCCTGGTGGCGATCACCGGCGAGATCATGACGATGCCCGGCCTGCCGAAGAAGCCGGCCGCCGAGGCGATGGACATCGACAACAGCGGCAAAATTGTCGGTCTGTTCTAA
- the panB gene encoding 3-methyl-2-oxobutanoate hydroxymethyltransferase yields MTIPQVRQYKEQGRKIKMIVAYDYPFAALIDKSDADMILVGDSLGMVVLGYDTTVPVNMEEIIYHLRAVRRAARNTMVVADMPFMSYINVDEAIRNAGRLMKEGADCVKLEGGLPMVDKVKGIVDAGIPVMAHIGLTPQTVSMLGGFKVQGKDAASAERMLLEARELEGAGAFAVLLECVPAPLARLITAKLSAATIGTGAGADVDGHCLNAYDLTGIFDRFVPKFVKPYAQVGTQMLDAFNAYCREIDSGGFPEEKHCFTMKEEDLKRLY; encoded by the coding sequence ATGACCATCCCCCAAGTCCGGCAGTATAAAGAGCAAGGCAGAAAAATCAAGATGATCGTCGCCTATGATTATCCGTTCGCGGCGCTTATCGACAAGTCGGACGCCGATATGATCCTTGTCGGCGATTCGCTGGGGATGGTGGTGCTCGGCTACGATACGACTGTCCCGGTCAATATGGAGGAGATAATTTATCATCTTCGCGCGGTGAGGAGGGCGGCCAGGAATACGATGGTTGTCGCCGATATGCCGTTCATGTCGTATATCAATGTGGATGAGGCGATCCGCAACGCCGGCCGCCTGATGAAGGAGGGGGCCGACTGCGTCAAGCTGGAGGGCGGCCTGCCGATGGTGGATAAGGTGAAGGGGATCGTCGACGCCGGCATCCCGGTTATGGCCCATATCGGCCTGACGCCGCAGACGGTGTCGATGCTGGGCGGCTTCAAGGTGCAGGGCAAGGACGCCGCGTCGGCCGAGCGGATGCTGCTGGAGGCCAGGGAACTCGAGGGAGCGGGGGCGTTCGCCGTTTTGCTGGAATGCGTGCCGGCGCCGCTGGCCAGGCTGATAACGGCTAAGCTGAGCGCCGCGACGATCGGCACCGGCGCGGGCGCCGACGTGGACGGGCACTGCCTGAACGCCTATGATCTGACGGGGATCTTCGACCGGTTCGTGCCCAAGTTCGTCAAGCCGTATGCCCAGGTAGGGACGCAGATGCTGGACGCTTTCAACGCCTACTGCCGGGAAATCGACAGCGGCGGGTTTCCGGAGGAGAAGCATTGTTTCACGATGAAGGAAGAAGACTTGAAGAGGTTGTACTAA
- a CDS encoding flavodoxin family protein gives MKVIGINGSPRKDGNTALLLKTVFAELHARGIETELIELAGRPLEGCTACCACLTQKNARCAITGDFFNDCFAKMAAAEGIILGSPVYAAGASAQIKALIDRASMVLAANKGLFRHKVGAAVVAARRGGAVGAFDTLTHFLHSKEMHLVGSTYWNIGYGRNIGEVSEDSEGIANMKNLGENMAWLLKRLYG, from the coding sequence ATGAAAGTCATCGGCATCAACGGCAGCCCCCGCAAAGACGGCAATACGGCGCTCCTGCTCAAAACAGTATTCGCCGAGCTTCACGCCCGGGGCATCGAAACCGAGCTGATCGAGCTCGCCGGCCGGCCCCTCGAAGGCTGCACCGCCTGCTGCGCCTGCCTGACGCAAAAAAACGCCCGCTGCGCGATCACGGGCGACTTCTTCAATGACTGCTTCGCCAAAATGGCGGCCGCCGAGGGAATAATTCTCGGCTCCCCCGTCTACGCCGCCGGCGCTTCCGCGCAGATCAAAGCCCTAATCGACCGGGCCAGCATGGTGCTGGCAGCCAACAAAGGCCTCTTCCGCCACAAGGTCGGAGCCGCGGTGGTAGCCGCCCGGCGCGGCGGCGCGGTCGGCGCCTTCGACACCCTCACCCACTTCCTTCACAGCAAGGAAATGCACCTCGTCGGTTCGACCTACTGGAATATCGGATACGGCCGCAACATCGGCGAAGTGAGCGAGGACTCTGAGGGCATCGCCAACATGAAGAATCTCGGCGAAAACATGGCCTGGCTGCTGAAAAGATTATATGGGTGA
- a CDS encoding helix-turn-helix transcriptional regulator, with protein MTKPLPQLKIVNRLHVFRAERRLTQEQLAREIGVTRATIVAIEGGGYNPSLELAFRIARFFNADINSIFSVEEEKA; from the coding sequence GTGACCAAACCCCTTCCCCAGCTCAAAATCGTCAACCGCCTGCACGTATTCCGGGCCGAACGCCGGCTCACCCAGGAGCAGCTCGCCAGGGAAATCGGCGTGACGCGGGCAACCATTGTCGCCATCGAGGGCGGCGGCTACAACCCGTCTCTGGAGCTCGCCTTCCGCATCGCCCGTTTTTTCAACGCCGACATCAACAGCATCTTTTCCGTCGAGGAGGAAAAAGCATGA
- a CDS encoding zinc ribbon domain-containing protein, which yields MPIYEYSCEKCGKKVELLQKMGAESAGAPCPACGADALKKQLSVTSPAKMAAGSAPACAMPNHQGPCGGCCGGCH from the coding sequence ATGCCCATCTACGAATATTCCTGTGAAAAATGCGGCAAAAAGGTGGAGCTGCTGCAGAAAATGGGGGCCGAAAGCGCCGGCGCGCCCTGCCCCGCCTGCGGTGCGGACGCCTTAAAAAAACAGCTTTCCGTGACATCGCCGGCTAAAATGGCCGCAGGCTCCGCCCCGGCCTGCGCCATGCCCAACCACCAGGGACCCTGCGGCGGCTGCTGCGGCGGCTGCCACTGA
- a CDS encoding hemerythrin family protein, translating to MIKWRDEYNTGVENLDAQHRRLFEIANEAYGLLRDELRVDKYDDIVAILDELREYTKYHFQTEEDYMLSIGYKKFLSHKAEHAEFIAKIEAVDLDKVDASQDEYLRVTLDFVCTWITEHILGRDKLYATP from the coding sequence ATGATCAAATGGCGGGACGAATACAACACCGGGGTGGAGAATCTCGACGCCCAACACAGGCGGCTGTTCGAGATCGCGAACGAGGCTTACGGGTTGTTGAGGGACGAGCTGCGGGTGGACAAGTATGACGACATCGTCGCTATTCTGGACGAGTTGCGCGAATACACCAAGTACCATTTTCAGACCGAGGAAGATTATATGTTGAGCATCGGCTACAAGAAATTCCTGTCCCACAAGGCCGAGCACGCCGAGTTTATCGCCAAGATCGAGGCTGTTGATCTTGACAAGGTCGACGCCAGCCAGGACGAGTACCTGCGGGTGACGCTCGATTTCGTCTGCACCTGGATCACCGAGCATATTCTCGGGCGGGACAAGCTTTACGCAACGCCCTGA
- the panB gene encoding 3-methyl-2-oxobutanoate hydroxymethyltransferase has product MAKKTILDFQSMVSKGEKIVYLTAYDYLTAKMQERAGVDMILVGDSLGMVSLGYDTTFPVTMNDMIRHCQAVRRGAPNTFVVGDMPYMSYQVSDEAAIANAGRFIQEAGADCVKLEGGGPRILSRIRAINEAGVLVMGHIGLTPQFMGQIGGYKAQGRSAQAAMSLIKQAQLIEEAGACSILVEGVPTAVGKAIAERAGIPILGIGAGSGTHGQLLIYADMVGMYDNFTPKFVKKYANVGEVLTGAFAEYVKEVRENKFPVDAEHTYKMPEEEIAALAKLLAEKE; this is encoded by the coding sequence ATGGCGAAGAAGACTATCCTCGATTTCCAGAGCATGGTGAGCAAGGGTGAGAAGATCGTTTATCTGACCGCTTACGATTATCTTACCGCCAAGATGCAGGAGCGGGCCGGCGTGGACATGATCCTGGTCGGCGATTCTCTGGGCATGGTTTCCCTCGGCTATGACACCACTTTTCCGGTGACGATGAACGACATGATCCGCCACTGCCAGGCGGTTCGCCGCGGTGCGCCCAATACCTTCGTGGTCGGCGACATGCCTTATATGTCGTACCAGGTATCCGACGAGGCCGCGATAGCCAACGCCGGGCGCTTCATCCAGGAGGCCGGGGCGGACTGCGTCAAGCTGGAGGGCGGCGGACCCCGCATTTTAAGCCGCATCCGGGCGATCAACGAAGCGGGCGTCCTCGTAATGGGCCATATCGGTCTCACTCCCCAGTTCATGGGACAGATCGGCGGCTACAAGGCCCAGGGACGGTCGGCTCAGGCGGCGATGAGCCTCATAAAGCAGGCCCAGCTTATCGAGGAGGCCGGAGCGTGCAGCATCCTGGTGGAAGGCGTGCCCACCGCGGTCGGTAAGGCGATCGCCGAGCGGGCCGGGATTCCTATCCTCGGCATCGGGGCCGGGTCCGGCACTCACGGCCAGTTGCTTATTTACGCCGATATGGTCGGCATGTACGACAACTTTACCCCGAAGTTCGTGAAGAAATACGCCAATGTAGGCGAAGTGCTCACCGGCGCGTTCGCCGAGTATGTCAAAGAGGTGCGGGAAAACAAATTCCCGGTGGACGCCGAGCATACGTACAAGATGCCGGAAGAGGAAATCGCCGCGCTGGCCAAACTGCTGGCCGAGAAGGAATAA
- a CDS encoding 2-oxoacid:acceptor oxidoreductase family protein has protein sequence MKEIRWHGRGGQGGFTAARLLGMAASLSADYYVQAFPSFGPERRGAPVLAFTRIDTRPIHDHSKVYGCDYVVVLDESLLEVVDVFEGLKPGGTVLINSSRGAEAFAGGGRLIHTIDATGIALAVLGQPVTSTPMFGAFVGATGLVALPAALAAVEEMLPPDSRVQNREVVEWAYNELRRKADA, from the coding sequence ATGAAGGAGATAAGGTGGCACGGGCGCGGCGGACAGGGCGGGTTTACGGCCGCGCGTCTGCTGGGGATGGCCGCATCGCTGTCCGCGGATTATTACGTCCAGGCCTTCCCGTCGTTCGGCCCCGAGCGCCGGGGCGCGCCGGTGCTGGCATTCACCCGCATCGACACCAGGCCGATCCACGACCACAGCAAGGTGTACGGGTGCGATTACGTGGTGGTGCTAGACGAGAGCCTGCTGGAGGTCGTGGACGTGTTCGAGGGACTCAAGCCGGGGGGGACGGTGCTGATCAACTCCAGCCGCGGCGCCGAGGCTTTCGCGGGCGGGGGCCGGCTGATACATACCATCGACGCCACGGGGATCGCGCTGGCCGTGCTGGGGCAGCCGGTGACGAGCACGCCGATGTTCGGGGCGTTCGTGGGTGCGACCGGGCTGGTGGCGCTGCCGGCGGCGCTGGCGGCGGTCGAGGAGATGCTGCCGCCCGACAGCCGGGTGCAGAACCGCGAGGTTGTGGAGTGGGCCTATAACGAGCTCAGGAGGAAGGCCGATGCCTAA
- a CDS encoding transketolase family protein produces MSDKMLPTRDGYGHGLVELGAVNPEVVVLDADLAKSTRSDWFAAKYPDRFFDMGIAEQDMVGTAAGLALGGKIPFATTYGVFLAGRAWDQIRTTVCYANLNVKIAGNHGGISVGADGATHQALEDIALMRVLPNMRVIVPCDAVEAKKATLAAAAVHGPCFLRFAREATPVFTAEGDGFEIGKAITLREGTDATIIACGPIVYEALLAHETLKAKGISARVVNMHTVKPLDEAAVLKAAAETGAIVTAEEHQIYGGLGGAVAEALVRHMPVPVAMVGVRDTFGESGTPEELAARYGLTATDIVAAVVEALERKQ; encoded by the coding sequence ATGAGCGACAAGATGCTGCCGACCAGGGACGGCTACGGCCACGGGCTGGTCGAGCTTGGGGCCGTCAACCCGGAGGTGGTGGTGCTGGACGCCGACCTGGCCAAATCCACCCGCTCGGACTGGTTCGCCGCCAAGTACCCGGACCGGTTTTTCGACATGGGCATCGCCGAGCAGGATATGGTGGGCACGGCGGCCGGGCTGGCGCTGGGCGGAAAAATCCCGTTCGCGACGACGTACGGCGTGTTCCTGGCCGGGCGGGCCTGGGACCAGATCAGGACGACGGTCTGCTACGCCAATCTCAACGTGAAGATCGCCGGCAACCACGGCGGCATTTCGGTGGGGGCGGACGGCGCGACCCACCAGGCGCTGGAGGATATCGCCCTGATGCGGGTGTTGCCGAATATGAGGGTGATCGTGCCCTGCGACGCGGTGGAGGCGAAGAAGGCGACGTTAGCCGCTGCGGCGGTGCACGGGCCGTGCTTCCTGCGCTTCGCCCGCGAGGCGACGCCGGTTTTCACGGCCGAGGGCGACGGGTTCGAGATCGGCAAAGCGATAACTCTCAGGGAAGGAACGGACGCTACGATTATCGCCTGCGGGCCGATCGTGTACGAGGCGCTGCTCGCCCATGAGACGCTGAAGGCCAAGGGAATAAGCGCGCGGGTGGTCAACATGCATACCGTCAAGCCGCTGGACGAGGCGGCCGTGCTGAAGGCCGCCGCCGAGACAGGGGCGATCGTGACCGCCGAGGAACACCAGATCTACGGAGGTCTAGGCGGCGCTGTGGCCGAGGCGCTGGTGCGGCACATGCCTGTGCCGGTGGCGATGGTGGGCGTCCGCGACACGTTCGGCGAGTCGGGCACGCCCGAGGAACTGGCGGCCCGCTACGGACTGACGGCCACGGATATTGTCGCCGCCGTCGTCGAGGCGCTGGAGCGAAAGCAATAA